Proteins from a single region of Anaerolineae bacterium:
- a CDS encoding ABC transporter substrate-binding protein, with amino-acid sequence MLSSRIRHILPVVAIVIALLGAALPLNAQGNTLIMARAIDATGIDPHTQTAFASLALLNMIYEPLVITNHNLEISPALAESWEFADDAMTLTFKLREGVKFHDGSDFTADDVIASYTRILDEATGAAARTNYVSIQSMEAPDPYTVIFHLSTPDVPLLTAMTSINAAILPSELIESGDPTTTAIGTGPFKLDSWVPEEVTRLSANADWWGEGPFVDGVEIRIIPDEASILAALRAGTIDFAMMNDPLVATLLIDDPNIKLARTPALDYHVLQLRAAVEPLDKLEVRQAISCAIDRQEVVDSAALGEGRVTGPLTMPAFALPTSELFCYEKDLDKARELLASVGLQDGFTLPVMVANAEPPTALSEAQSIQAQLAEINIKVEIEPLELSVYVDRWLAADFTACVALNGGRTDPYTMYARYWQYGARFEQVAGYVDDELDSLMKQGQRETDPAKRLEIFHEFERQLTEKSPWIWLYAGYKYTAYQPYVKGWEPIANDALYFLHEVSLER; translated from the coding sequence ATGTTGTCATCCCGTATACGCCACATTTTGCCTGTTGTAGCGATTGTCATCGCCCTGCTGGGGGCTGCCCTGCCGCTAAACGCCCAGGGCAATACCCTGATCATGGCCCGCGCTATTGACGCCACGGGCATCGACCCACACACCCAGACCGCCTTCGCTTCCCTGGCGCTGCTCAATATGATTTACGAGCCGCTGGTCATCACCAACCACAACCTGGAGATCTCCCCGGCGCTGGCGGAAAGCTGGGAATTCGCCGATGACGCCATGACGCTGACCTTCAAACTGCGTGAGGGCGTCAAGTTCCATGACGGCTCCGACTTCACCGCCGACGATGTGATCGCCTCCTACACCCGCATCCTGGACGAGGCCACCGGAGCCGCTGCACGAACCAACTATGTCAGCATCCAGTCGATGGAAGCGCCCGATCCCTACACCGTGATCTTCCATCTCAGCACACCAGATGTGCCGCTGCTGACCGCCATGACCAGCATCAACGCAGCCATCCTGCCCTCCGAGTTGATCGAGAGCGGCGATCCGACCACCACCGCCATTGGCACCGGCCCCTTCAAGCTGGATAGCTGGGTGCCTGAGGAAGTGACCCGGCTCTCCGCCAATGCGGACTGGTGGGGCGAGGGGCCGTTTGTGGACGGCGTTGAAATCCGTATCATCCCCGACGAAGCCTCGATCCTGGCTGCGCTTCGCGCCGGGACGATCGACTTCGCCATGATGAACGACCCGCTGGTCGCCACGCTGCTGATCGATGACCCGAACATCAAGCTGGCCCGCACCCCTGCCCTGGACTACCATGTGCTGCAGCTCCGCGCCGCCGTTGAGCCACTGGACAAGCTGGAAGTCCGCCAGGCTATCTCCTGCGCCATCGACCGCCAGGAAGTGGTGGACTCGGCTGCCCTTGGCGAGGGCCGCGTCACCGGCCCGCTGACCATGCCCGCCTTCGCCCTGCCCACCAGCGAACTGTTCTGCTACGAGAAAGATCTGGATAAGGCCCGTGAGTTGCTGGCTTCCGTCGGCCTGCAGGATGGCTTCACCCTGCCGGTGATGGTCGCCAATGCCGAGCCGCCCACCGCACTTTCCGAGGCGCAGAGTATTCAAGCGCAACTGGCCGAGATCAATATCAAGGTCGAGATCGAGCCGCTGGAGCTGAGTGTGTACGTTGATCGCTGGCTGGCCGCGGACTTCACCGCCTGCGTCGCCCTCAACGGTGGCCGCACCGACCCGTACACGATGTACGCCCGTTACTGGCAGTATGGCGCCCGCTTCGAGCAGGTAGCCGGCTATGTCGATGACGAGCTGGACTCGCTGATGAAGCAGGGTCAGCGGGAGACCGACCCCGCCAAGCGTCTGGAGATCTTCCACGAGTTTGAACGCCAGCTCACCGAGAAGTCGCCCTGGATCTGGCTCTATGCCGGGTACAAGTACACTGCGTACCAGCCGTACGTGAAAGGCTGGGAGCCGATCGCCAACGACGCGCTGTACTTCCTGCACGAAGTGTCGCTGGAGCGCTAA
- a CDS encoding GNAT family N-acetyltransferase, translating to MQRYGLETPAARRMLAQALDRQEPVIAVDTEAASACGFAWIMPTGAFGRSAYLRLIAVRPDVSGRGLGAALLAEAERLAASEGRDLFLLVSDFNTNAQAFYLRHGYRQIGAIPAYVLPDVTELIFWKPCQRKDRA from the coding sequence ATGCAACGTTACGGGCTGGAAACGCCAGCAGCCCGGCGAATGCTGGCACAGGCGCTTGACCGGCAGGAGCCAGTCATTGCGGTCGATACCGAGGCGGCGTCGGCCTGTGGTTTTGCCTGGATCATGCCAACCGGCGCCTTTGGCCGCAGTGCCTACCTCCGCCTGATCGCTGTACGTCCGGACGTTTCCGGGAGGGGTCTGGGCGCGGCGCTGCTGGCCGAAGCAGAACGCCTGGCTGCCAGCGAAGGACGCGATCTGTTCCTGTTGGTTTCAGATTTCAACACCAACGCCCAGGCGTTCTACCTCCGGCACGGCTACCGGCAGATCGGTGCCATCCCGGCCTATGTGTTGCCGGATGTCACTGAGTTGATCTTCTGGAAGCCATGCCAGCGAAAAGACCGGGCATGA
- a CDS encoding ABC transporter permease produces the protein MFRYLINRIIAFIPTLLGVSILVFLAIRMVPGDQITAMLGTEAGMLTQTQRAALEEYFGLDKPIVEQYFSWLGNALRGNLGYSVRHGEEVTKLILNHFPVTLELAFLSVVIALIIGLPIGIMAAIRHNSFLDLFGRIISMLGLSVPNFLLGTLIIYVLSVFFGILPNSGNYVDFHEDPVLNLQQLIFPAFAMGFSFAASVMRMTRSSMLEVLGEDYVRTARAKGLRERSVVLVHALRNALIPVVTLIGVEIGYLLGGAFIVEQIFSLPGIGRLAVGAISQRNYALIQGVTLFVALNFVVINLVVDVIYAAIDPRISYDRKV, from the coding sequence ATGTTTCGCTACCTGATCAACCGCATCATTGCCTTTATCCCAACCCTGCTGGGCGTGTCGATCCTGGTTTTTCTGGCGATCCGCATGGTTCCCGGCGACCAGATTACGGCTATGCTCGGCACAGAAGCCGGGATGCTAACCCAGACTCAGCGTGCCGCGCTGGAAGAATACTTCGGGCTGGACAAGCCGATCGTCGAGCAGTACTTCTCCTGGCTGGGCAATGCCCTACGCGGCAACCTGGGGTATTCCGTGCGGCATGGCGAGGAAGTGACCAAACTCATCCTCAACCACTTCCCTGTCACCCTGGAACTGGCCTTTCTTTCTGTGGTGATTGCCCTCATCATCGGCCTGCCCATCGGCATTATGGCGGCCATCCGTCATAACTCCTTTCTCGATCTCTTTGGCCGGATCATCTCCATGCTGGGGCTTTCCGTCCCCAACTTCCTGCTGGGAACGCTGATCATTTATGTGCTATCGGTGTTCTTTGGTATCCTGCCCAACTCCGGCAACTATGTTGACTTCCACGAGGATCCGGTCCTCAACCTGCAACAACTCATCTTCCCCGCCTTTGCCATGGGTTTTTCGTTTGCGGCGTCCGTGATGCGTATGACTCGCTCGTCCATGCTGGAAGTCCTGGGAGAGGATTATGTGCGCACGGCGCGGGCCAAGGGTCTGCGGGAGCGGAGTGTCGTCCTGGTTCACGCGCTGCGCAATGCCCTGATCCCGGTCGTCACCCTGATCGGCGTGGAGATTGGCTATCTGCTTGGCGGAGCATTCATTGTCGAGCAGATTTTCTCCCTGCCGGGCATTGGTCGGCTGGCTGTAGGGGCCATTTCCCAGCGTAACTATGCCCTTATCCAGGGGGTGACCCTGTTCGTCGCCCTCAACTTTGTTGTCATTAACCTGGTCGTGGATGTGATCTACGCTGCCATTGACCCGCGAATTTCCTATGATCGCAAAGTCTGA
- a CDS encoding peptidoglycan bridge formation glycyltransferase FemA/FemB family protein: MEPLCVLSPSASKWDAFVSAHPQAHILQLPDWGALKARFGWRTSCVALAAGNQLVAGAQILYRPLPLRLGCLAYIPKGPLTPPGWWEAPEQLAPLWAAIHAEARRQGAHWLTVEAPDPAVPADGDIPTGAAEAPRYAAALSAAGFRPALHSIQPVRTIVLDIRATPEDILARMKQKTRYNIRLSEKKEVTVRRATAADLDSFVAMMQITGQRDAFGVHAPDYYRTAYDLFAPAGRAALFIASYAGQDLAGVMAFALGRTAWYFYGASTNEERNRMPTYAAQWAAIQWARERGCAIYDLWGVPDEDEATLEAGFNEREDGLWGVYRTKRGWGGVVIRRMPAWDFVYSRPIYAAYQAYLRLTGREG, encoded by the coding sequence TTGGAGCCTCTGTGTGTACTCTCGCCATCAGCCAGCAAGTGGGATGCCTTTGTCAGCGCCCACCCTCAGGCCCATATCCTCCAGCTCCCTGATTGGGGGGCGCTCAAGGCGCGTTTTGGCTGGCGAACCTCTTGCGTTGCGCTGGCGGCGGGCAACCAGCTGGTGGCCGGAGCGCAGATTCTCTACCGTCCCCTGCCCCTGCGTCTGGGTTGCCTGGCCTACATCCCCAAGGGGCCGCTGACGCCGCCCGGCTGGTGGGAGGCACCGGAGCAACTGGCCCCCCTGTGGGCAGCCATCCACGCCGAGGCCCGGCGGCAGGGGGCGCACTGGCTCACGGTCGAAGCGCCCGACCCCGCCGTCCCGGCGGATGGCGACATCCCCACCGGCGCGGCGGAGGCCCCTCGCTATGCTGCCGCCCTGAGCGCGGCGGGTTTCCGTCCCGCCCTGCACAGCATCCAGCCGGTGCGGACAATCGTGCTGGATATCCGTGCCACTCCGGAGGACATCCTGGCGCGGATGAAGCAGAAGACGCGCTACAACATCCGCCTGAGCGAGAAGAAGGAGGTCACCGTCCGGCGGGCGACTGCCGCTGACCTCGATAGCTTCGTCGCGATGATGCAGATCACCGGGCAGCGCGACGCCTTCGGCGTGCACGCCCCGGACTACTACCGCACCGCTTATGATCTTTTCGCTCCGGCGGGGCGGGCCGCCCTGTTCATCGCTTCTTACGCCGGGCAGGACCTGGCCGGGGTGATGGCCTTTGCTCTGGGCCGAACCGCCTGGTACTTCTATGGCGCTTCTACCAACGAGGAGCGTAACCGCATGCCGACCTACGCTGCGCAATGGGCGGCTATCCAATGGGCCAGGGAACGCGGCTGTGCCATCTATGACCTGTGGGGCGTGCCAGACGAAGACGAAGCGACCCTGGAAGCAGGCTTCAACGAGCGAGAAGATGGCCTGTGGGGGGTTTACCGCACCAAGCGCGGCTGGGGCGGCGTGGTGATCCGCCGCATGCCCGCCTGGGACTTCGTCTACAGCCGCCCGATCTATGCGGCGTATCAGGCCTACTTGCGTCTGACCGGCCGGGAGGGATAA
- a CDS encoding NADH-quinone oxidoreductase subunit A produces MDLSEWAFIGVFLAIAGILPAVPIVLGWLLGPRKPNPIKTDTYECGIETIGDAWVQFKVQYYVFALVFLVFDVEMVLLFPWAVAYGKLGLFAFVEVLIFIALLAVALVYVWRKGALEWT; encoded by the coding sequence ATGGATCTGAGCGAATGGGCCTTTATCGGAGTGTTTCTGGCAATCGCCGGAATCCTCCCTGCCGTGCCGATTGTGCTGGGCTGGTTGCTTGGCCCGCGCAAGCCCAACCCGATCAAGACCGATACCTATGAGTGCGGCATTGAAACGATCGGTGATGCCTGGGTGCAGTTCAAAGTCCAGTATTATGTCTTCGCGCTGGTCTTCCTGGTCTTTGATGTTGAGATGGTGTTGCTCTTCCCGTGGGCGGTCGCCTATGGCAAGCTGGGGCTGTTCGCCTTTGTGGAAGTGCTGATTTTCATTGCCCTGCTGGCAGTCGCCCTGGTGTATGTCTGGCGCAAGGGCGCGCTGGAGTGGACATAG
- a CDS encoding ClbS/DfsB family four-helix bundle protein: MTGQLNKAVILARMADERAAFEQAIAGLNAEQMTVPQVMDTWTIKDILAHITAWERDLLNWLDMAQRGMTLPIPPGNGWDAYIEEFNACTYAANRDRPLEDVLAEFDAIYTRLMDELRALPEDPADPLWAVWEGGQPPWRLLATFYGHYREHRLPIEAWRRGSMQA, translated from the coding sequence ATGACCGGGCAACTGAACAAAGCCGTCATCCTGGCGCGTATGGCGGACGAACGCGCCGCCTTTGAGCAAGCCATCGCCGGGCTGAACGCGGAACAGATGACCGTTCCGCAGGTGATGGATACCTGGACGATCAAAGACATTCTGGCCCATATTACCGCCTGGGAGCGCGATCTGCTCAACTGGCTGGATATGGCACAGCGGGGTATGACGTTGCCCATCCCGCCAGGCAACGGCTGGGACGCCTACATCGAGGAATTCAACGCCTGCACTTACGCCGCCAACCGCGACCGCCCACTGGAGGACGTGCTGGCCGAGTTTGACGCGATCTACACCCGGCTGATGGATGAACTACGCGCCCTGCCGGAAGACCCGGCAGACCCACTATGGGCGGTCTGGGAAGGCGGGCAGCCACCCTGGCGATTGCTGGCCACCTTTTACGGACACTACCGGGAGCACCGCCTGCCGATCGAGGCCTGGCGGCGCGGCTCCATGCAAGCCTGA
- a CDS encoding peptidoglycan bridge formation glycyltransferase FemA/FemB family protein, whose amino-acid sequence MPAPLSLTVTSIANGNAWNALLRPLPCAHIQQTWEWGEFKRRTTGWTPERIAFQQDGQVVAAAQVLTRHAGPLRVMYVACGPALDYANSALVETVLEYLQSLARQRRAIWLKIDPELPLGYGVPGEEDARDDPVGLAVVDRLRARGWRFSASQVQFRNTITIDLSRSEDDLLMAMHQSTRRKIRTAEKKGVTIRDGTTADLPLLYELYRITGERDGFLTRPLDYYHDAWGSFMQAGLAHPLIAEYDGIPLAHVILLHFGAKCWYFYGASSNEERQRMPNYALQWAAIRWARQHGYRLYDLRGAPDIFDESDRLWRVYEFKRGFNGTVTRHIGAWDYAPIPALYRVYESLMPRLLAWLRRRSTPLQARSLD is encoded by the coding sequence ATGCCTGCTCCGCTATCGCTGACCGTGACCTCCATAGCCAACGGCAACGCCTGGAACGCCCTGCTGCGCCCCCTGCCCTGCGCCCATATTCAACAAACCTGGGAATGGGGGGAATTCAAGCGGCGTACGACTGGCTGGACACCGGAGCGAATCGCCTTCCAGCAGGACGGGCAGGTCGTCGCCGCCGCGCAGGTACTCACCCGGCACGCCGGCCCGCTGCGGGTGATGTACGTTGCCTGTGGCCCTGCGCTTGACTACGCGAATAGCGCTCTCGTCGAGACCGTCCTGGAATACCTGCAATCCCTGGCCCGGCAGCGCAGAGCGATCTGGCTCAAGATCGATCCGGAACTACCGCTTGGCTACGGCGTTCCCGGCGAGGAGGACGCGCGGGATGACCCGGTCGGGCTGGCCGTGGTCGATCGGCTCCGTGCCCGTGGCTGGCGCTTCTCGGCCAGCCAGGTGCAATTCCGCAACACAATCACCATCGACCTGTCGCGCTCCGAAGACGATCTGTTGATGGCCATGCACCAGAGCACACGGCGCAAGATCCGCACGGCGGAGAAGAAAGGCGTCACCATCCGGGACGGGACTACCGCCGATCTGCCTCTTCTCTACGAGCTATATCGCATCACCGGGGAGCGCGATGGCTTCCTGACCCGGCCACTGGACTACTACCACGACGCCTGGGGCAGCTTCATGCAGGCCGGACTGGCCCACCCGCTGATCGCTGAATATGACGGCATCCCGCTGGCCCATGTCATCCTGCTCCATTTCGGAGCCAAGTGCTGGTACTTCTACGGCGCTTCCAGCAACGAGGAACGCCAGCGGATGCCCAACTACGCCCTGCAATGGGCGGCCATCCGCTGGGCCAGGCAGCACGGTTATCGCCTCTACGACCTGCGCGGCGCACCGGATATCTTCGATGAATCTGACCGCCTGTGGCGCGTCTATGAGTTCAAGCGTGGCTTCAACGGCACGGTCACCCGGCACATCGGCGCGTGGGATTACGCGCCGATCCCGGCCCTCTACCGTGTTTATGAGTCCCTGATGCCGCGCCTGCTGGCCTGGCTGCGGCGCCGGAGCACCCCGCTGCAAGCCCGGTCGCTTGATTGA
- the nuoK gene encoding NADH-quinone oxidoreductase subunit NuoK has translation MVPLWMFLLVAAALFAIGLFGVLSRRNAVAILMGVELMLNAVNINLIAFWRYRTPDTMIGQAFAVFVFVVAAAEAAVGLALIVAIYRRRQSVAVEDVNLLKW, from the coding sequence ATGGTGCCCTTGTGGATGTTCCTGCTGGTTGCGGCGGCGCTCTTCGCCATCGGGCTGTTCGGCGTGCTGTCCCGCCGCAACGCGGTGGCGATTCTGATGGGCGTCGAGTTGATGCTGAATGCTGTCAACATCAACCTGATCGCTTTCTGGCGCTACCGCACGCCTGACACCATGATCGGGCAGGCGTTTGCCGTGTTTGTGTTTGTGGTGGCGGCTGCTGAGGCGGCGGTGGGGCTGGCGCTGATTGTGGCCATTTACCGTCGTCGCCAGAGTGTGGCTGTTGAGGATGTCAACCTGCTGAAGTGGTGA
- the nuoH gene encoding NADH-quinone oxidoreductase subunit NuoH, producing MLRDALIQAGMNAGLATFLDILGGVLVAATFGMAWVLFGIWIERKMAARIQNRVGPNRVGPYGLIQNFADALKLLIKEVIVPRNADRPVYFLAPVLMVVSVILVAAVIPFSSVVIGTDLNIGLLYVLAVGSLGTLAVLMAGWGSNNKFALLGAFRAVAQLISYEVPMVLALLIPVMLAGSLSMQDLVRSQHVWFLFVAPIAAVLFLIAAHAENGRAPFDLLEAESELIAGYNIEYSGMAFAMFYLAEFMHAFFVAIVFSVLFLGGWRGPGAETYPILGMIYLGIKSMVVYFVTVWLRLTVPRVRIDHLLALNWKIMVPLALANVVLTAFLFKLVPTPDYSAARAIAEGEFTGVASGLYRLLGPEFVAMLPLAGVLLVGNIALIVAAAALLRWLARRRRQEIEALVDETEYAPGVAAAE from the coding sequence ATGCTGAGAGATGCCCTGATACAGGCTGGCATGAACGCAGGTCTGGCGACCTTCCTGGACATCCTGGGCGGGGTGTTGGTCGCAGCCACCTTCGGGATGGCGTGGGTGCTGTTTGGCATCTGGATCGAGCGCAAGATGGCGGCGCGCATTCAGAATCGGGTCGGCCCCAACCGGGTCGGCCCGTACGGCTTGATCCAGAATTTCGCCGATGCCCTCAAGTTGCTGATCAAGGAAGTGATCGTTCCGCGGAACGCTGACCGGCCGGTGTATTTTCTGGCTCCGGTGCTGATGGTGGTGTCGGTGATCCTGGTCGCCGCCGTCATTCCGTTCTCGTCAGTTGTGATCGGGACCGACCTGAACATCGGCCTGCTGTATGTGCTGGCGGTTGGCTCGCTGGGCACGCTGGCGGTGCTGATGGCCGGCTGGGGCAGTAACAACAAGTTTGCCCTGCTGGGGGCCTTCCGGGCGGTGGCGCAGCTGATCAGCTACGAAGTGCCGATGGTGCTGGCCCTGCTGATCCCGGTGATGCTGGCCGGGTCGCTGAGTATGCAGGATCTGGTGCGGTCGCAGCATGTATGGTTCCTGTTCGTCGCGCCCATCGCAGCGGTGTTATTCCTGATCGCGGCGCATGCGGAAAACGGGCGCGCCCCCTTTGACCTGCTGGAAGCGGAAAGTGAACTCATCGCCGGCTACAACATCGAGTACAGCGGCATGGCCTTCGCAATGTTCTACCTGGCGGAGTTCATGCACGCCTTCTTTGTGGCGATTGTGTTCAGCGTGCTCTTTCTGGGCGGCTGGCGCGGCCCCGGCGCGGAGACGTACCCGATTCTGGGCATGATCTATCTGGGCATCAAGTCGATGGTGGTCTATTTCGTCACGGTCTGGTTGCGCCTGACCGTGCCGCGCGTGCGCATTGACCACCTGCTGGCCCTGAACTGGAAGATCATGGTCCCGCTGGCGCTGGCCAATGTCGTCCTGACGGCTTTCCTTTTCAAGCTGGTACCAACGCCGGATTACAGCGCGGCGCGGGCGATTGCTGAAGGCGAATTCACGGGCGTGGCATCCGGGTTGTACCGCCTGCTGGGGCCGGAATTCGTGGCTATGCTCCCGCTGGCTGGCGTGTTGCTGGTGGGGAACATCGCACTGATCGTGGCTGCGGCGGCGCTGCTGCGCTGGCTGGCCCGACGCAGGCGCCAGGAAATTGAGGCACTGGTGGACGAGACGGAATACGCGCCCGGCGTGGCGGCGGCGGAATAG
- a CDS encoding ABC transporter permease produces the protein MTTELRTGRRPALWRRLIANRSGAVGLVLISLFVLTGLLGIIGLTPYPPLEQHPRDRLTGPSTTYLLGTDLFGRDLASRLMRGGANSLQVALFSVLLASTAGTLLGIVAGFIGGRVDNVIMRVMDIFFAFPTLLLALLVVVVLGPGLQNTVFAIAVVYTPIFARVARGPVLSLKEMDFVTAARCLGISEQRILFRHVLPNTMAPLIVQVSLALSWSLITEAGLSFLGLGTQPPEPSWGLMLSESRSLAETAPWLMLFPGLAIMLGVLGFNLLGDGLRDVLDPRTATRQ, from the coding sequence ATGACCACCGAACTACGTACCGGTCGGCGACCCGCCCTGTGGCGCCGCCTGATCGCCAACCGCAGCGGCGCGGTAGGGCTGGTGTTGATCAGCCTCTTTGTGTTGACTGGCCTGCTTGGGATCATCGGCCTGACACCATACCCGCCGCTGGAACAACACCCGCGCGATCGGCTAACCGGTCCAAGCACGACCTATTTGCTGGGCACCGACCTCTTCGGGCGCGATCTGGCCAGCCGCCTGATGCGCGGCGGGGCCAACTCGTTGCAGGTGGCGCTGTTCTCCGTCTTGCTGGCCAGTACCGCCGGAACGCTGCTAGGCATCGTGGCCGGGTTTATCGGCGGCCGGGTCGACAACGTGATCATGCGCGTGATGGACATCTTCTTTGCCTTCCCTACCCTGCTGCTGGCGCTGCTGGTGGTTGTGGTGCTGGGGCCGGGCCTGCAGAATACCGTCTTCGCCATCGCGGTGGTTTACACCCCGATCTTCGCCCGCGTGGCGCGTGGCCCGGTGCTTTCCCTTAAGGAGATGGATTTCGTCACGGCGGCCCGCTGCCTGGGCATCAGCGAGCAGCGCATACTCTTCCGCCACGTGCTGCCCAATACCATGGCGCCATTGATCGTGCAGGTCAGCCTGGCCCTCTCCTGGTCACTGATCACCGAGGCCGGGCTGAGCTTTCTGGGTCTGGGCACCCAGCCGCCGGAACCGTCCTGGGGCCTGATGCTCAGCGAGAGTCGCAGCCTGGCCGAGACTGCGCCGTGGCTGATGCTCTTCCCCGGCCTGGCGATCATGCTCGGCGTGCTGGGCTTCAACCTGCTGGGGGACGGCCTGCGCGATGTGCTCGACCCGCGTACCGCAACCCGCCAGTGA
- a CDS encoding GNAT family N-acetyltransferase encodes MQILSLTPTHDLWLACFAHLERADMLRWVLDERGLLHEGLHLLGAIEEGQVVGHLSLRRQPIVAPATAWSGGVETPIVGPDGTPLEELFVYTFAVDEDFRRHGIGRALQLAGLELARDLGCYQVRSWSSLDKTANYALKIGLGFAIHPAVYTTDSGISVSGVYFVKTVADCPPEKASR; translated from the coding sequence GTGCAGATTCTGAGCCTTACCCCCACCCATGACCTGTGGCTGGCCTGCTTTGCCCATCTGGAGCGCGCCGATATGTTGCGCTGGGTCCTTGACGAACGCGGCCTGCTCCACGAGGGGCTGCATCTGCTGGGCGCCATCGAAGAAGGGCAGGTTGTCGGGCATCTATCGCTCAGGCGCCAGCCGATCGTCGCCCCGGCGACCGCCTGGAGCGGCGGGGTGGAAACGCCCATCGTCGGGCCAGACGGCACGCCGCTGGAGGAGTTGTTCGTCTACACTTTCGCCGTCGATGAAGACTTTCGCCGTCACGGCATCGGGCGCGCACTGCAGCTCGCCGGGTTGGAGCTGGCCCGCGATCTGGGCTGCTATCAGGTCCGCTCCTGGTCTTCGCTGGACAAAACCGCCAACTACGCGCTCAAGATCGGCCTGGGCTTCGCCATCCACCCGGCGGTGTACACGACCGACAGCGGCATTTCCGTCAGTGGCGTGTACTTCGTCAAAACCGTCGCTGATTGCCCACCGGAGAAAGCCAGTCGCTAA
- a CDS encoding NADH-quinone oxidoreductase subunit J codes for MEITIELLVFLVFALLTLAGGLGVVLARNLFRAALLLLMSLFGVAGLFVLLAAPFLAAVQVLIYMGGITILIIFAVMLTRGMVRARNVFSEQWDLAAIVSLAFLALVVYLLWQLQQGSSAALFAAPPPEGGLENPIAALGAALVDPAQYMLPFEVASVLLAGALIGAIYIARDDEAE; via the coding sequence ATGGAAATCACGATTGAACTGCTGGTTTTCCTGGTATTTGCGCTCCTGACGCTGGCTGGCGGCCTGGGCGTGGTGCTGGCCCGGAATCTGTTCCGGGCGGCACTGCTTTTGTTGATGAGCCTGTTCGGGGTGGCCGGGCTGTTTGTGTTGCTGGCTGCGCCGTTCCTGGCCGCTGTGCAGGTGCTGATCTACATGGGCGGCATCACCATCCTGATTATCTTCGCTGTGATGCTGACGCGGGGGATGGTCAGGGCGCGCAATGTGTTCAGCGAGCAGTGGGACCTGGCGGCTATCGTCTCGCTGGCTTTCCTGGCGCTGGTGGTGTACCTGCTCTGGCAGTTGCAGCAGGGGAGCAGCGCGGCGCTGTTCGCGGCCCCTCCACCGGAGGGCGGGCTGGAGAACCCGATAGCGGCGCTGGGCGCGGCGTTGGTCGATCCGGCTCAGTACATGCTGCCGTTCGAAGTGGCGTCGGTGTTGCTGGCCGGGGCGTTGATCGGGGCGATCTACATCGCCCGCGATGATGAGGCGGAGTAA